One window from the genome of Salvelinus fontinalis isolate EN_2023a chromosome 3, ASM2944872v1, whole genome shotgun sequence encodes:
- the LOC129851337 gene encoding uncharacterized protein LOC129851337, with protein MDNCETIQLVSYTRLLLSGDDGLVSYTRLLLSDDDGLVSYTRLPLSDDDGLVSYTRLPLSDDDGLVSYTRLPLSVDDGLVSYTRLPLSDDDGLVSYTRLLLSDDDGLVSYTRLPLSGDDGLVSYTRLLLTDDDGLVSYTRLLLSDDDGLVSYTRLPLSDDDGLVSYTRLLLSDDDGLVSYTRLPLRDDDGLVSYTRLLLSDDDGLVSYTRLLLSGDDGLVSYTRLLLSG; from the exons ATGGATAACTGTGAAACTATccagctagttagctacaccaggttACTGCTGAGTGGCGATgatgggctagttagctacaccag gttACTGCTGAGTGACGATgatgggctagttagctacaccaggttACCGCTGAGTGACGATgatgggctagttagctacaccaggttACCGCTGAGTGACGATgatgggctagttagctacaccaggttACCGCTGAGTGTCGATgatgggctagttagctacaccaggttACCGCTGAGTGACGATGATGGGCTAGTTAGCTATACCAGGTTACTGCTGAGTGACGATgatgggctagttagctacaccaggttACCGTTGAGTGGCGATgatgggctagttagctacaccaggttACTGCTGACTGACGATGATGGactagttagctacaccaggttACTGCTGAGTGACGATGATGGactagttagctacaccaggttACCGCTGAGTGACGATGATGGGCTAGTTAGCTATACCAGGTTACTGCTGAGTGACGATgatgggctagttagctacaccaggttACCGCTGAGAGACGATgatgggctagttagctacaccaggttACTGCTGAGTGACGATgatgggctagttagctacaccaggttACTGCTGAGTGGCGATgatgggctagttagctacaccaggttACTGCTGAGTGGCTga
- the LOC129851338 gene encoding 60S ribosomal protein L29-like, whose protein sequence is MAKSKNHTTHNQSRKAHRNGIKKPRPDRYESMKGVDPKFMKNMRFAKKHNKKGQKTANAAAKKIALAAAP, encoded by the exons ATGGCAAAGTCAAAAAATCACACCACCCACAACCAGT cccGTAAGGCCCATAGGAACGGGATCAAGAAGCCCAGACCAGACCGATACGAGTCCATGAAAGGG GTCGACCCGAAGTTCATGAAGAACATGCGTTTTGCCAAGAAGCACAATAAGAAGGGGCAGAAGACGGCCAACGCAGCGGCCAAGAAGATCGCACTGGCAGCCGCCCCTTAG